One genomic window of Elaeis guineensis isolate ETL-2024a chromosome 2, EG11, whole genome shotgun sequence includes the following:
- the LOC105052357 gene encoding small ribosomal subunit protein eS7 encodes MYTARKKIQKEKDAEPTEFEETVAQALFDLENTNQELKSDLKDLYINSATQIDVAGNRKAVVIHVPYRLRKAFRKIHVRLVRELEKKFSGKDVILIATRRILRPPKKGSAVVRPRSRTLTHVHEAMLEDIVYPAEIVGKRIRYRLDGSKIIKIFLDPKERNNTEYKLESFAGVYRKLTGKNVVFEYPVTEA; translated from the exons ATGTATACAGCAAGGAAGAAAATCCAAAAGGAAAAGGATGCTGAACCTACTGAATTTGAGGAGACAGTTGCCCAG GCCCTTTTTGACTTGGAGAACACCAATCAGGAGCTTAAAAGTGACTTGAAGGATCTTTACATTAACTCAGCTAC tCAAATTGATGTTGCCGGGAACCGGAAAGCTGTTGTTATCCATGTTCCTTACAGACTCCGGAAGGCTTTCCGGAAAATTCATGTGAGGCTCGTCCGGGAACTGGAGAAGAAATTCAGTGGCAAG GATGTGATATTGATTGCCACTAGAAGGATACTGAGGCCACCAAAAAAGGGTTCTGCTGTAGTACGGCCTCGAAGCCGCACGCTGACACATGTGCATGAAGCAATGTTGGAGGACATTGTTTATCCAGCAGAGATTGTTGGGAAACGTATTCGATATCGTCTTGATGGGTCTAAGATCATCAAG ATTTTTTTAGACCCAAAAGAGAGGAATAACACCGAGTATAAGTTGGAGAGCTTTGCTGGAGTATATCGCAAACTTACAGGAAAAAATGTGGTGTTTGAATACCCGGTTACTGAGGCATGA